Proteins from a single region of Seriola aureovittata isolate HTS-2021-v1 ecotype China chromosome 9, ASM2101889v1, whole genome shotgun sequence:
- the LOC130175493 gene encoding zinc finger protein PLAGL2-like, with the protein MFHQQDPLKTPQQESHAASRQLFHCHQCGKQYNTQLGYRRHLVAAHSAAAGLPCPEGASSLLEHLGSHIDRPAPLEGNTNATVPVRERKYSCERCDRRFYTRKDVRRHAVVHTGRRDFLCPRCAQRFGRRDHLTRHLKKSHAQESGLMPPCAPSTPVATPTPATQCTVKEEPSPVTSDLVPVSKEPLETFSRDMYNSYPMASPVPGMGHPHGLMQGSLSSGMGVGRHMPPQSSHHHHLQPPGAAQQQSYSNMTRYQHGSTSYPRSDVDSFLLDLQSAPPPHLSAVNSSTSTSASPQREVLGEGVGSGGESHLLCRSPAVSSAELSCSTNMDLGPLLGFLPFSLPPYSPHMGMGGLVMSYPPTTTTTSSPSSNTGLSSQAPGPFTFFQPPQVHVPQGPGAHNHSQLPQAYSSPAMSTSSSLPHYYQAFQQ; encoded by the coding sequence ATGTTCCACCAGCAGGACCCTCTGAAGACCCCCCAGCAGGAGAGCCACGCAGCCAGCAGGCAGCTCTTCCACTGCCACCAGTGTGGGAAGCAGTATAACACCCAGCTGGGTTACAGACGCCACCTGGTGGCAGCCCACAGCGCCGCAGCAGGCCTGCCCTGCCCAGAGGGGGCGTCGTCACTGCTGGAGCACCTGGGCAGCCATATAGACCGGCCAGCTCCATTAGAGGGCAACACGAACGCCACAGtgccagtgagagagaggaagtacTCGTGTGAGCGGTGTGACCGCCGCTTCTACACCCGTAAGGATGTGCGGCGTCATGCTGTGGTGCACACTGGGCGCCGTGACTTCCTATGCCCGCGCTGTGCTCAACGCTTTGGCCGCAGAGATCACCTGACCCGCCACTTGAAGAAGAGCCACGCCCAGGAGTCAGGGTTGATGCCACCTTGTGCTCCCAGTACCCCTGTCGCTACGCCGACCCCCGCCACGCAGTGCACCGTGAAGGAGGAGCCCAGccctgtgacctctgacctggtCCCCGTCTCCAAGGAGCCCTTGGAGACATTCTCCAGGGACATGTACAACTCCTACCCCATGGCCAGTCCTGTCCCTGGGATGGGCCACCCTCATGGCCTCATGCAGGGCTCCTTGTCCTCAGGCATGGGTGTGGGTCGCCACATGCCCCCCCAATCTTCTCACCACCATCACCTGCAGCCTCCAGGAGCGGCACAGCAGCAGTCCTACAGCAACATGACAAGGTACCAGCACGGATCTACCTCATATCCTCGCTCCGACGTGGACAGCTTCCTGCTGGACCTGCAGAGTGCCCCCCCACCTCACCTGAGTGCAGTCAATTCCTCTACCTCTACTTCTGCCTCCCCCCAGAGGGAGGTGCTGGGTGAAGGCGTGGGCTCTGGCGGCGAGTCCCACCTGCTGTGCCGGAGTCCTGCTGTGTCCTCAGCCGAGCTGTCCTGCTCCACCAACATGGACCTGGGACCTCTGCTGGGGTTCCTGCCTTTCAGCCTGCCACCCTACAGCCCCCACATGGGGATGGGAGGGTTAGTGATGAGCTatccacccaccaccaccaccacttcctctccatcttccaACACTGGGCTGTCCTCCCAGGCCCCGGGGCCTTTCACCTTCTTCCAGCCTCCCCAGGTTCACGTACCCCAGGGCCCTGGAGCCCACAACCACAGCCAACTACCTCAGGCCTACAGCAGTCCTGCTATGAGCACTTCCAGCTCCCTACCTCACTACTACCAGGCTTTTCAGCAGTGA